CCAGTTTGTTAATACGCGGTTGCACTGTTCAATGACCAGGTCTGGGCACCACcaataaacaaaaagatttatttggaattttccaAGTTTGCCAAGCCTTAGGCCCATCCTCTTTAAGACCAACTGCAAAAGGTAACAGCAGTCCTCCagctttccccttcccctgcagcacgcacgcgcacacacgcacacacccctgCTGTAACTGGGTTAGAGAACTGGCTCATTCCCACCCTCAGGAGATTCCACTCCCCCTACCCAAGCAGCTATGGGTTGGGCAGCCTTGTGGCATCCCAGGAGATGATGGCGGCTGCAGCCGCTTGCATagattaagaaaagaaaggaaggaaggaggcaccAAGTGGGCTCCCTGAAAAACCCCATTACCTCTGTACAAAAAGTGGCTCCCACATAGAAAAACCTGCTCCCCAAATAGTGCAAATACCCAAAAAGAAGGACAAACCAGCAGCAAGACTGGGCTTGTAGGAATGGCAAAAAACTTTGGTTAGAAAGGCCAGGAAGAGTCTAGGGCCTTCTCTTCCTTGCCGAGCTCCCCAAAGCCAGCTCTGGCACTGGCCCTAGGGTGGAGCCTGTAAACATGCAAACCCAGCAGCCTTTGGTTTGGAAATGTCTGTTACAAAGTTAAAGCACGGCCTCCAGCAGTCCTACTcgggcctgcctgcctgcaggggGCTGAGGCGGCACATTGCAAACCCAATTAAAGCCAGCGCTAAAAGGTCAGTAATAAGGCTTTGGGAACCAAGCAGTGAGGGATCTAAAACTACATTTATGAAACTAAAGCTGGGGAGTGGAGGGTGACAGGAAACACGCCTCACTCCATCCTACATGTCTGCAGCCCAAGCCAGAACCAAGAGGACGGGCTCTTGCCAGGTTCCAgggcaggggaggaaggaaggaagcgaTCCCTGAGCAGTTAGGTCAGGCGAATTCCCAGCACCTGTTCCAGTTCCTGCCTTCGCTGCTGCACCTAAAGACGACGACAAAGCATTACCTCAGGCTTCAGCTTCTCAAGAAAAGCGGAGGCCAAAATGGCAAAGCCTCACCTTGGCAAAGATGTGCCTCCCCACTGCTTCCTGAGCCCAGGGCTGGTGGTAGAAAGCAGCTCGTCTCTCCTCCTCAGGGTTTCCAATCACATCTGTGATGATCTGTGAAGAACAAGGGGTGAGGTGTGGCATGATTCGATTCCCACCCCTGCCTCGGTCAGAGACATGGGGTAGAAAACCTTTCACCCACTATGTTCCATGGAATACCCTTCAAAAAACAAGTATACCTTGAGGTCTCGGCGTTGGGAACGGAGCCACTCCTGGATGAAGTCCTGAGGCTCGGTGCTAAAGCTGAGCATGAAATCCCTCTGGGTCTTTAGCTGGTTGATGGACTCAATGGTCTCATGGATCTGGAAAAGGGGTGTCTGTGTCAAATGTGCTCCAGCTCTAGGGTCTGAGGTCCTGTCAGTGTGCTGGGTGAAAGGGACAGACCAACTCACCATCGCCCTGGCCCCAAAGGACTCACCTTGACATCAAGAGAGGCAATCTCCTGCTGGTTGGTGGTAGAGGCCAGGAAGTTGCTCATCTGGGCCTTCAGTGGGTCATCAACTTCTACATCAATGTCATAGcaggctgtcttcttttggtCATTAGGATCCACACTGCAGGCAGCACAGAAAAGCATAGAAAAACATGGCTATCTTCATCCCAACCACCAAGTCTAAGTAAGGTTTCAGGGTGAATTCTGTTTTCCAAGAGCCatctcatttctcttccttctattTACCTAATGACATGATTAATAACAATGGGGTCTGGATGCTGCAGCAATCCAGCCAGCTTCATGGGAATCTCGGAGAAACGGAGTCGGCCACAACTGAAGATCTGGAAAGAGCATCAAAGGCACGGTGATATGAGCCTGAGGGCCTGGGGAGTTGACTATTCCAGGGCCaggacacagcagtcaaagagGACTAAGCACTAGGGTTCCAGAGCAGCTGAGCCAAGGGCTGAGAGGAGAAGAATCAGGTAATTCCAGCTGACCTGGCGGAAGTAACGATTGCAGTTGATGTACTCGCGCTCATGGCCATCCTGCAGCTGGTTGTGTTTGATGTAAAGCCACAGTGCCTGCATGATTGCCGCCCTGGTCTGTGTGTGCACTCCCAGCAACCTCGCCAGGCGGGGGTCCAGTTTATACTGAGGAGGCTGGGAATGGACAGAAGGAGTCAACTAAGATTCTTGTGCGGAAACAGCATCTGAAGGGGTTAGAACcatggttcttaaccttcctaaccataccataaaatcattttcttactATATAACtctagttttgctactgttatgaattataaatatctgtatcccaatggtcttagatgacccctgtaAAATGGTCACTTGACATCCTCCcccaaagggtcatgacccacaggttgagaactgctgagttAAGAGGACCCTGCACCCCTTCCCTGCATGAAACCTATGGCCTCATTTGTGAGCCTAGACAACTGTCACCTGATGATCCAGCATGAGCAGAAGAGTGCACTTGACATTAAGATCTCCTGGCCTTTTCACCTGAAAGCCATCTGTTTCCTGCGTGGTGGGCATCCGATGCCACTGTCGGGAAAGAGGACAGCAGAGTTCATCACTAGCAGATAGGTTACAGCACTCTACCAGCACACTGATGGTCTGCTCTGTATCCCCTGGCAGCTTGTCCCCCCCTCCAGGCTCCAGAACCATTCTTACCTCCACCAGATGATTGTCCGGCCCATACAGTTCCTTGTCCAACTCAATCACAAGGCTCTTAAAGAATGATGAGAACTTCCTCTTCTGTTTGCTAGGCTGTGAGTGGAAAAAGCTACATAAGATGGGTGTgctgcagccgggcgtggtggcacacacctttaatcccaggaggcagaggcaggcggatttctgagtttgaggccagcctggtctacaaagtgagttccaagggctatacagaaaaaaccctgtctcgaaaaacaaacaaacaaaagatgggtGTGCTGCTGAATTTATCAATCAGAAGAAACGATTCAATCATGAAGCTCAAGGTCCAGTCTTGGGCCCTGAAGTAGCATTCAAAATTTGAGCAAAGTGACAGGAAAGGGCACTTCATGAGCCCCACTGCCAACCAATGAGGAAGTGAATCCGATACATCTGACTGCCATCTACAGGAAAACTGTAGTAACTACAGATGTTCACTCTAGACTAGTATAATATATGTGTGGGGCATAGAAACAACCACCCCAAGTCTAACCTCTAACTGGATAGATTAAACCCTTTCCCTAGGCTAGGACTTCTGAAAGAATGCTCACATCTGTCCTCAGTCTAAGCTCACACAGGCCTCCTCCCCTCCCAACTCACATCATCCAGCAGTTTCCCCTCCACTCGAAGCTCCCAGGAGGCCACCTTGTCTGCTGCCGGGGTTCCCCCAGGGGTCCCCGCAGTTCCGGCATTATCTCCATCCGCCTTACTGGGGCTGAATGTATTGGAAATATAGATCCGAAGTTTTCGCTTTTgctgaagaggaagaacaagaggcaggaggactgagtgAGTAGCCATATGTAGCAAGACACCATTTCAAAGCATGCTATAGGGAGTGTGTGCTCTACTGGTGAGTCCTGTGCTCACACTGTGAGTCCTGCTCGAGCCCAAGCTCATCCCTAGAAACCAAGTCCAGGAAGGAAAACAGTTTGGGAGAACTTGGGGTAGTATTTACCGTCAGAGGCTTCTTGATGGCCTCTTGAATCTCCATCCGCTTGCGAGCGATGGTCTGGTCCAGCTTCCTCTCGAAAGCTAAAAGATCCATGTATGCCTGAGACTCTGGGACAAGCTCCCGGATCTGCAGGTTGAGAAATCCGATGGCTTGTTTCACCAGCTCTAGTTCTAccatcctcccctcctccccactccaggACTCCCACCCTGGTCAGCCAGACCTGGCAGGCCTCCCAACACACTCACTCGCTGAGGTAGAACCTTATCTGCCATCTTTCTCCTCTTTAGCCTAGTAGGAAAACAAACCCATTTAAGAGGTTAACAGTCCAAACTCACCATCTTCAAAACCCTCTCCCAAATGGCCAAGAGCCTCCTTGTGGTCAAGATAGAGAAACTTACCACCCAAGACAAGCTAGGCAAGGTATGAGAAATAGGCTTACCCTCGGCGCTGGGCAGGCATTGGGGGCTGGGCCTGAGGCACAAGCAGGCGTTTTCGGAATGGATCCATCATGGTAGGTGGCATGCCAGGTCGGAGTGGAGCAGCTGTGCCAAATGGGGAACCGGCGGGAGGTCCCACCTGCAAGCCAGCCATGGGCATCCTGCTTCCTGGTGACATGCCAGGACGCTGAGGAAAGTGGAACAGTGGAGGGACACAGGTCAGTGGCGGAGCCCTCCGAGGTCCATAGCCCAtaccctccatctctctctcaaaTGGGGAGACCAGGAACAAAGGGGAACAGGCGCCTGAGCCCAGCGTGTAAACTACACCTGCCCCGCCCCTGCAACCGCCCTGGCAGCCGTGCCAACAAATGAGGCAGCCAGAGTccatgggtgggagggggaggagagtaCCTCTTGCAGAAGGAAGGGCCTGAGGGACTTTCTAGTATTAATCAACACCTTTCCAGCTCCCGTATGCTATGTCCTGCACCCTGGGATCAGCCAGCTTCAAGGTATTTATAGAGTCCTTAGATAGCCCACTAGAGACCCCTTCTTCCTTTCGCCATCCTGAAGGAAAAACATTACTCAGGAGACCAAGGACAATGCATAGCAACCCAGGGGAGTCCAGGAGGCTCTGTGAAGTCTGCTGCCTGGTGGCTGACGGGAAGAAAGGCAGTAGGGATAGCAAGCCCGTTAGGCCACAGCACCCCAGGTGAGCAGGTACAATAGGATGGCTCGGCCATGTCACAACTTGTGGGGATGGCCTCAAGAGAGTACAGACACCATCTGGTCACCACATGGCCCCTATGGCTCCTAACACAACCTGGACCcattgtcccctcccccaccccccctcgcCCTCCTTCCTTATTGCCATGCCCCTATCTCTATGTCAAAAGactttcaaaaaaagaaattatggttCTTGGGTGGCCTGTGGGAATGGGAACAGCAAACATCTGGACTCTGCCCATGGTCTCTGCACCACCTGGCAGCCAGGCCGCTGCTGGTTCAACTTAACCCTAGCCATCCCCAGCCGCAGAATGCGACGGTCCTGGGAGGCAAGGATACAGAGTCAGCAGCAGCATCAGTCTAGGTGGCACAAGCAGCCTTGACTTCCCATCCAAGGCCCAGGTTTCTGCCGTTTCCTGGGAGCCCTCCACCTCCCAACTCATCCACATAGCTGCTGCCTGAAAGGCCTGTTTGGCAGCTCTGCCTTGCACACACTGTCCCTGGCAGCTTCACAGGGCTGGCCCCGGGGGCCCAGGTTATGCAATCAATCAGTACAACCAGACAACCGGGCCAGCCTGGGTGGAGATTCACACTGAGTTAAaagacagccccccccccacccaacccccacaccCAAGCATCCTGGAGATGAGTCCCTGCAATTTCTTTATCCAGCACTAAGGAGTCAGACGCATGACCCAGAGACAAGGGAAAGGGGACGAAAGCAGAGCAGGATGACAATGGCAACTGAGGAGTTAAAAGTGGGAGACCCTGGGACCTTGGGAGTCCTGCCACAGCCTCTCCTCATCAGGAAGAAATTCATCAACGCTGCTGAAAGGCAGAAGACAGCCTGTTTCTCTGCCCTAATAAAGCTAGAGCAAGAGATTatagaaggggggagggggacagaagaAAAACCTCAGGTGGCCACAACCTAAGACCCCCATCATCACTCCAGACTCGAGGTTTTCCTAGAGTAACTGCAGATATAATCTGAAGTGCTCTGCCCCCCCACTCCCAAAGCTCTCCACTGGGGTTCATAAAGCCTGTAGTATGGCTGAGCCCTCCAGGAAATCCCGAGGCAAggcagcccaggcaggcctggaataGGCCCCACCCAGACATCTGCTCTAGACTTCTGGGGCTCAGGCTCCAGGCCCCTAGCTCACCCACAGCCTCAGGGGAAGGCTGCTCACAATTCAAGTCCTAGTTTCCTCTTTGTCAAGCTCTACACCTGGGCTTTGACGAGCTGGTAACtcctacttaaaaacaaaacaaagtcaaccACCACAGATTCTCAGCCTCTCTGCCAGCCTGCTCCACCATGGGGATAGGCAGGCCTGCTTACATCCCCAGGACACCAGAATGCAGTAACTTCCACTTGGTCAAGCACCAACCCCACATTCTAGGCTTGATTTTATAACCACCAAGGCAAGGGAAATAGGCTAGGCCTGATTCTGCCATCTCTGGATTAAGAATGTCGGGctccttagccgggcgtggtggcgcacgcctttaatcccagcactcgggaggcagaggcaggcggatttctgagttcgaggccagcctggtctacaaagtgagttccaggacagccagggctacacagagaaaccctgtctcaaaaaaacaaaacaaacaaacaaacaaaagaagcatgCCCTGCTCTCCTCCAAGTCTGTAGCCTGGTCCTTCTGATAGCTGCCTGACCCTAAGAGCCTCATTTGGAGGACATACCCTGACCCTATGAACAGAGGTATTTTAAACTCTGAGCTGAGTGAACCCTGCAATAATGCACACTAGGTTTTGTTAAGCTCTTCAGGGTAACTATACTCCAAAACTAGAAAAACCCTCTAGAGGTCGGTGGGCGATCAATTTACTTCAGCAGCTTCCCAATATGCTCATCTTGAGCACACAAGTCTTTGTTCTTCCTGCTCACCCCAAGAACTCTAACCAGGAGCCCCTCTGTCCTCAGATTCCAAGACTTTCTGGAAGTTGGGCACTTGGACATGGGAAGAAGCAAGCGGGATCTCCTTCAAACTCAACCAATGTTAACTGggttctccttccctcctttcccctgcctttccctggaggaggaggatgaagaagaggaggaggaggagaaggagaggagtggggtggaggaggggggaaggaggaggagaggaggaggaggaaacagttGGTATGGGATGCCCAGATTCAAGGCCATCTCCTTCCTCACAACTAGCAGCCGCAGCCATTCGGctggccagcctggcctcagCATAGACCCAAGGCTACTCTACAAAATATGCAGGAATCCATCTTCCCATCTTCAACAGGGGCTTTCCCAATAGCATGTTCTCTATCAGCTGCTTTCCAAGGAAatgggtctacatagtgagttacaggacagccaggactatagagagagacttggaaaaccaaccaaccagacagacagacatccccAGTGCCTGTAGGAAGCTTCCAGACCAGCTCTAAACAAGCAGAGCCAAGGGCTGATGCCGAGCCTCATCAGTGATATACTAGGGCCATGAATCTCCAAAGAAAGCCACGTGGGAAAGATAACCCCAGCTAGTATCCTTGGAACCACATCTATCTCTGTTTATACCCAAACTCgtcattttctttttagataggAGTTGAAATGAAGGGGGTCACTTatccccaccccgacccccagtTAGGTATCTCCTTAGAAATCTGATTCCTGGGTGGAATATGCATGCACCATGAAGATCTATTTCTGAGACTTCTACCTAGAGACACCAGCAGGGGACAGAGCAAGCTACAGTGCACACCTTCGCACCTCTCTGGCACATAGGTTGAGAGACATATGGCCTTGCCAGGAACCTGAGGGACAAGGAAACAGAGGTTGGGTGTGATAGTGTGTgactgtaatgccagcacttgagagaaaAGAGCTCAAGGTGGGCTTTGGCTAcacagccagcctggactatatgagaccctgtatcaaaaagcaAGTAACAAAAGTGACAAGGATGTGGGAGAAGGATGGACACAATCCCCAGGCACTCTGGGAAAGGAGGTGCAGCTCCCTGATACAGCAATCGTCTGCCACGTGCAAAGCCCTGCCTGGATTCCATACTCAGCAccaaaatgcaaaagcaaaacaaaattcccAAACATTCTGGAGCCACttgaaccagagctctggggaatGAGGAGCGCCACAGGCAGAATCAGGCTGAGTTCCCAATGCACTGACTGACCACGGGATCCTGTCTCTGCTTGTCAATGGCCTTTGATGCTGCAACCTGAGACAGCTTTCTGCCAAGACAGAAGGGTCAGGGCAGTACCCTGTGCAGCCCAAGACCAGCAGGACTCCACAAAGCCTCCCTGCTCCTCCAAACTTTACTGGACACTGGCATCAAGAAGGAAAGCCCCGCACAGAGGATATCTTGAATGGTCTGTTAATGGGATCGGGCCTTCTTCAGACCTGGACACAGCTACTTCTAATCCATCCTGGAGTTATCTGGGCCCAATCTCTTTAGTCTCCCATTTCGTAGGAAGCCTGGCTTCCTTCCTACTCAACTTGAGCAGCTGGGAGCCATCTCAGACATACTAGGGATCTGCCAGTTCCcaactaggggaaaaaaaaaaaaaaagccaaggcaGAGATGCAGTGGGACCGAGGCCAAAGAAAGAGTAACCCTGTTTTCTCACTAACGACCCTCTTCCAAATTTTCCTCATCACATCCCGGGTCACTCCCTCACCAGTATCTACTCCGGGACCTGCCTTACACTTTCAACCTGATTGCCCACAATTCTCTAGATCTCACGAAGCCTCCATCTCTAAGTTACTCAGAGCCAAGAAGCCCCGGGACTCCTCTAACTGCTCAATCCTTCCACCGCAGAGGGTTTTCACCCTTTCCCCAACCCCAAGCCACTAACCAAGGGACTCTGGCCTGCCCGCCACCAGCCCTCGACAGTTCCTCCTGCAGTGTCCCCTGGGCCGCCTGTCCTCacctgaggccccagggagacCGACCCGGCGCCCTCGCGGCGCCGCTCGCCTGCCTTCCTCACCTGGTACTGCGCCGCGGGGCCAGCGGGGCCCATGGGGCGGAAGGCGGCGGCCCCCGGTACCCCCATGCCTCCAGAAGGCCCCGGGCCCCTGAGCGCCGGGTTGGACAGCATTCCGGGTCCCGCAGGCGGAGGCGGCGCACCAAGGGCCGCGGCAACGGCGCCGCCGCCGGGGCTCAGCGGAGGCAGCGGGAACCCGCCCGCGCCACGGCCCGACATCACTCTGTCCCGTCCCGCGGTGCAGCGATCCGGCCTCCGGTCTCCGTGTTGAGTCCGCTCCGCGAGCTTCGTTCCGCGATCCGGGACTTCCCGATTTTACTACCGGGTTCCGGGATCTTCTATTCCAAGTTCGCAAGTTCTTCGCAGCCCGGCTTTAGGATCCCGCAGCCCCTCTGACTCCGCTCCTGCCAGGGATACTCCAGATCCGGGATGTGCGGCAAGCCCGCAGGCCTCTCCCGGCCTCCGGAGGTTTGATCGCCCGGGTCCAGTTACCCAGAGGCGGTTACGAACTCCCAGCCCCGCCCAACCCAGGCCCTGCAGACCCCGCCCCTGCCCGGCAACCCAATCGAGAATG
Above is a genomic segment from Mus caroli chromosome 11, CAROLI_EIJ_v1.1, whole genome shotgun sequence containing:
- the Smarcd2 gene encoding SWI/SNF-related matrix-associated actin-dependent regulator of chromatin subfamily D member 2; its protein translation is MSGRGAGGFPLPPLSPGGGAVAAALGAPPPPAGPGMLSNPALRGPGPSGGMGVPGAAAFRPMGPAGPAAQYQRPGMSPGSRMPMAGLQVGPPAGSPFGTAAPLRPGMPPTMMDPFRKRLLVPQAQPPMPAQRRGLKRRKMADKVLPQRIRELVPESQAYMDLLAFERKLDQTIARKRMEIQEAIKKPLTQKRKLRIYISNTFSPSKADGDNAGTAGTPGGTPAADKVASWELRVEGKLLDDPSKQKRKFSSFFKSLVIELDKELYGPDNHLVEWHRMPTTQETDGFQVKRPGDLNVKCTLLLMLDHQPPQYKLDPRLARLLGVHTQTRAAIMQALWLYIKHNQLQDGHEREYINCNRYFRQIFSCGRLRFSEIPMKLAGLLQHPDPIVINHVISVDPNDQKKTACYDIDVEVDDPLKAQMSNFLASTTNQQEIASLDVKIHETIESINQLKTQRDFMLSFSTEPQDFIQEWLRSQRRDLKIITDVIGNPEEERRAAFYHQPWAQEAVGRHIFAKVQQRRQELEQVLGIRLT